GCACTATTAGACATATCTAGATTTATTAAGATATTCTCTATAGTTTTACCTTCAAGGTCTGTACCTTCAATAGCTGCATTTAATTTACTGGTGTAACCTGCGTGATGCTTACCGTGGTGAATTTCCATGGTTTGTGCATCTATACTAGGTTCTAATGCATCTTTGGCATATTTTAAACTTGGAAGTTGAAATGACATTTTTATTTATTTTTTTCGTTAATATAATAGTTGTTCCCCAAAGATAGCAATTCAGCACCCGTATTAAAAACAACACGTGTTATAAAAGTCTTAAGGTTTAAATACTAATCGCTTATAACACACTCATATAATTAGTATTAACATTTTTACCATCTTGAATCTATGCAAGATCTACCTACTATCTCTATATACAATGCTTCAGCTGGCGCAGGAAAAACTTTTGCTCTAGTTAAAAATTATCTTGTAATTCTTTTTAAAAGTAAAAACGAATTCAAATACCGCCGCATTCTCGCCATAACATTTACAAACAAAGCGGTCGCCGAAATGAAGTTGCGTATTGTAGACAACCTACAGGCGTTTACTCATGATGATATTTTTGATAATCCGGGTCCAATGCTGCTTTCAATCGAAGAAGAGACCGGTTTAAAACGAACCGAAATTCAGCAAAAATCAAAGCGCCTCTTAAAGAATATCGTTCAGGATTTTGCATCATTTGATGTGGTAACTATAGATAATTTTACCCATCGGGTCATACGTACATTTGCACATGATTTAAAAATTCCACAAAATTTTGAAGTTGAACTCAATACTCAAGATGTTTTAGAGCAGGCTGTAGATAAGTTAATTGACAAAGCGGGTAAAGATGATTTAGTAACACAAGTGCTACTCGATTATGCCTTAGAAAAGATTGACAGTGACCGAAGCTGGGATATATCAAGAGACTTTTATGAGATTAGCAGACTGCTTTTAAGCGAAAATGACAGAGCCTATTTAAAAATGCTGGAGGGTAAATCATTGAAGGATTTTGCAGACTTAAAAGAGTTTATAAAAAAAAGCTCTTCACAGCTTGAAAAAGGAATATTAGAAAAAGCGAAATCATTGCTCGGTTTTATTGCCTCAAACGGACTCGAAGAAGGCCATTTTAAAGGAAAATATTTGCCCAAAGCAGTAACAAAAATTAGTGAAGGCATTTTTGCTATTAATACTGCTTCGGCGTGGGTTGCAAATTTGGGTGAGGAACCCATGTATACTAAAACTCAAAAGCAGCCTATAAAAGATATTTTAGACCAGATTGCACCAGAAATCGCTCTTCAATTTAATGTGATAAAACACGACATATTAAATTTGAGTTTTCAAGAAGAACTGTATAAAAAAATCACTCCGTTATCTGTTTTACAAGCAATACAGGAGGAAGTAGATAAAATTAAAGCCAAAAATAACCTCATTTTAATTTCAGACTTTAATGAACTTATTCATAAAAATATAGCAAATCAACCTACCCCTTTTATTTACGAGCGACTGGGTGAGCGTTATGAAAATTACTTTATAGATGAATTTCAAGATACTTCGCGCTTACAGTGGGAAAATCTCGTGCCCTTAATAGACAATGCGGTTAGCGTTAATCAAACTGAAGATTTATCAAATAGTCTGATGCTCGTAGGCGACCCTAAACAGGCAATTTATAGATGGCGTGGTGGCGAGGCAGCTCAATTTATAGAGTTATCTAACGGTAAAAATCCGTTTCAGAATGAAAATAAAGACGTTATAAATCTTCCCTTTAATTATAGAAGTTATGATAAGATTATAGCATTTAACAATACATTCTTCAGCAAACTTGCAGATGTTTTTGAAAATGTAGACTATAAAAAAATATATACCGAAGGAAACGCACAACGCGTAAATACAAAGCAAGGTGGCTATGTTGCTATTTCATTTATAGATGCTGTAAATAAAGAGGAAGCTGTGCCTTTGTATCTAGACGAGGTGGTCAAGACTATTTATTCGTGCCTGGAAAATGGTTTTACACTTAATGAGCTTTGTATACTGGTTAGAAAAAATTCAGAAGGTGTAGCTATAGCCCAGCGCTTACAAGAACAAAATATACCGGTAATATCTAGTGAGAGTTTACTTTTAAAACAGTCTTCTCAAGTACAGTTTATAGTAAATCTGCTGCATTATACAATTGAAAATGAATCTAACGCTATAAGCATAAAACTACTAGAATATCTTGCTGAAGAATTTCTAAATATTGAAAATCGCCATGCCTTTTATAAAAACAATTTAATTTTTAATGGTTCTGAGCTATTAAAAAATGCGTTAGGTGTGAATTCTCATTTTGATTTTACACAATGCGCTACATTACCTCTTTACGAAGCTGTAGAATACATTGTAAGAAGTTTTAACCTTCAAAAAAGCGGAGGAGCCTACCTTCAATTCTTTTTAGACGCTGTTTATGACTTTACACAAAAGAATTCTGGCGGTGTTCCTGAATTTATTACCTGGTGGAATCGCAAACAGGATAAGCTAAGCATAAGTACACCTCCCGCCTCAAAGGCTGTGCAAATAATGACGGTTCACAAAGCGAAGGGCTTAGAATTTCCGGTTGTTATTTATCCGTTTGCAGATAGCGATTTGTATCCTAGAAATTCAGATTCTTATAATTGGTATTTACCCAACGCTGGTGAATTCTTAGATTTTAAGGCCTTATTAATAGGTCAAAAAAATGAGCTCACCCAATTTAATGAGCAGACAGCGGCACTTTACCACGTAAAAAGAAGTTTACAACAACTGGATAATATTAATATTCTTTATGTTGCTTTGACGCGTAGTGTTGAACAACTACACATTATAACTAATAAGGGGGCGCTTAGCAAAGCAGAGCCAAAAACATTTTCTGATCTATTTATGAACTTCGTTAATCAGGATCCCAACTTTACTGAAGATACTCTCTATTATTCCATAGGAAATGAAAAACGAACTTCAAAGCCAAAAAATCTGGTTCAATCTTCAGAAAATTTAGAATTAACGAGTACTTCTAAAGAAGAACACAATTTAATTATGGTTACCCAGGCAGATTTTCTATGGAACACAGAACTTGTTGAAGCCATAAATCTAGGTAATGTAATTCATGAACTAATGGAAAATATTGAAGTAGAAGAAGATGTTGATTTAGCCATTAAAAGAGCTCTTACATTAGGATTAATAGATACAGCTAATTATCAAAAGTTAAACAATAATTTAAAAGAACTTATAGCTAAGTTGAAACCCGAGGGTTTCTTTAATCGTGCCCATTTTATTTTAAATGAACGAGATATAAACTTAAAAGGTAAAACTATTAGACCAGACCGTTTGGAACTTAATGACAAGAATGAAGCCTGGCTATTAGATTATAAAACCGGATTAAAAAATGAGGCACATAGTAAACAAATAAATTCTTATTCCCAGGCACTCATTGCAATGGGATATACAATCAAGAAGCAATTAATAGTATATCTAAATGATGAAATTCAATTATTCACACCTTAATTAAAATATAAAATTTATCTAATTGCACTTATTAAAAACAACAACAGATTTCAATACAACTATTTGATTTTGTGACCTTTAACATTTGTTCTGCTAAATATTTAAGTTAATAAATTTTCTTGGTTTTGTATAATTCTTAATAAAGGTTTAATAAAACTTTATCAATTGCCGTTTTGTATCTAAATTTTAACAAACTACTTTTACCCCCGTATTGAATAACTTATCAATTAGAAATATGAAAAAAAGTACTAGTATATTGTTTTTGTTTTTTGCAGTATTTATAGGAGTAAACTCTGTATTTGCTCAGGATGCAAATAACCCTTGGTATATAAGTGTAGGAGTTAACGCTGTTGACACTTATCCCGTAGATGAAGATAACAGACCTCTAACAGGAGGATTTCTTAATGAAATGTATAATGTAGATGACCATTGGAATATTCTACCATCTATCTCTACTCTTTATGTAGGCCGTTACATTGGTAGTGGTTTTGCTTTTGGTGTAAGAGGTTCTCTTAATAAAATAGAGAAATTTGGTGATGTACCAGCAAATGATCTTGCATATTATGCAGTAGATGGTATGTTCTCTTACAGTTTCCGCGATGCTCTTTTTGGTGAAGGTGGCTGGTTTGACCCATACTTAGGAGTAGGTGGTGGTTATGTTTTTGTAGGTGATTTATCAAGCCATGGTACTGCTAACGGTACTGTAGGTTTAAAAATATGGTTAGGAGAGTCTATAAGTTTAGACTTATCTACAACCTACAAGCACGCATTTGAAGATAACTATACTAAGCATATGCAACATACTGCCGGTATTGGTTTTGCTTTTGGAGGTACCGATACTGATGGTGATGGTATTTTTGACAAAAATGACGAGTGTCCAGATGTTCCTGGTTTACCAGAATTTAATGGATGTCCTGATACAGATGGTGATGGTATAAAAGATTCTGAAGATTCTTGTCCTGAAGTTGCCGGTTTACCAGAATTTAATGGTTGCCCTGATACAGATGGTGATGGCATTGCAGATCCAGATGATAAATGTCCTAATGTAGCTGGTTTACCTGCTTTAAATGGTTGCCCTGATGCTGACGGTGATGGTGTTACAGATGCAGAAGATAAATGTCCTAATGAAGCTGGCCCTGCCGCAAATGATGGTTGCCCTTATCAGGATAAAGATAATGATGGTGTATTAGACAAGGATGATGAGTGTCCTACAGTTCCTGGTACAGTAGCAAACAATGGTTGCCCAGAAGTAACTGTTGAGGTGTTAGAAGAAATTAATGTTCAGGTTAGAACTGTACTATTTGATTTAAATAAAGCTACAATTCGTAAAGAGTCACTTGAAAATTTAAATACTGTAGCTGGTACAATGATGGAATATCCTAATACAAGATTTTTAATAGAGGGTCATACAGATAGTCAAGGAAGTGATGCATACAACCTTAAGCTTTCTGACGAACGTGCAGCTTCAGTTAAAAACTATTTAATTGAAAAAGGATTACCTGCTTCAAGACTTTCTTCCGAAGGATTTGGTGAAACTAAGCCTGTTGCAAATAATGCAACTGCTGCTGGTAGACAACAAAACCGTAGAGTTGAAATTTCACTTATAGATTAAACTTAAATGTTACTGATTAGCAACAAATCAATCTGAAGATTTATACTAAATAAGCAATTATTTGATTTTTCTTAGATTTGATTTTGTTGCTAGTTTTTAACAAATTACATTTGCTTCAATTAACACACTTAAATTTTACTTACTTAACATGAAAAATCTTACTAAATTATTTTTATTTGCAGCCCTTACCTTTATAGGTATGAGTCAAGCAAATGCTCAAGACAAGAATAACCCTTGGGGGGTTAGTATTGGTGTAAACGCGGTAGATACCTACCCTGTAGATCCAAGTAATAGTGAACCATTAAGAGGAGGTCTTTGGAACGAATATTTCAACCAAAGAGATCATTGGAATATTCTTCCTTCAGTTTCAACATTATATGTAGGTCGTTACATTGGTGCTGGTCTTTCTTTTGGTGTACAGGGATCTATTAATAAAATAGAAAAATTTGGAGATGCTCCTGCAGATGACCTTGCATATTATGCTGTTGATGGTGTTTTCAACTATAGTTTTAGAGATCTTCTTAATGGAGAAGGTGGATGGGCTGATCCTTTCGTAGGTGTTGGTGGAGGTTACGTATTTTTTGGAGATATGCCAAGCCACGGAACTGGTAACTTACAAGCTGGTTTAAAAATCTGGTTAAGTGAAAATATCAACTTAAATTTTGCATCAACTTATAAGCATACTTTTGAAGGTAATAAATACGTTGACACACGTCATTTTCAACACGTTGTTGGTGTAGGTTTCGTTTTTGGCGGAAAAGATACTGATGGTGATGGTGTATATGATAAAGATGATGAGTGCCCTGAAACTCCAGGTCTTAAAGAATTCAACGGATGTCCTGATACAGACGGTGATGGTATAAAAGATTCTGAAGATGCTTGTCCTGAGGTTGCTGGTTTACCAGAATTTAACGGATGTCCTGATTCTGACGGTGATGGTATCGCTGACAATGAAGATAAATGTCCTAACGTAGCTGGTCCTGCTGCAACTAATGGATGTCCTGATGCTGACGGTGACGGTGTTATCGATGCTGAAGACAAATGTCCTAACGAAGCTGGTCCTGCATCTAACAATGGTTGTCCTTTTGTAGATACTGACGGTGACGGTGTTGCTGACAAAGATGATAAATGTCCTAACGTAGCTGGTCCTGCATCTAACAATGGTTGCCCAGAAGTTGACGCTGCTGTATTAGAAGAATTAAACGGTGAAGCTGGTCGTATCTTATTTGATACAGATAAAGCTACTATCCGTAAGAGCTCTCTTGCAACTGTAGACAGAATTGCTGCAATTGTTAAAGAATACCCTAGCGCTAAGTTTGAAGTAGAAGGTCACGCTGATAGCCGTGCAAGTAATGCATACAACATGAGTCTTTCTGAAAGAAGAGCTCAATCTGTTGTAGATTACTTAATCTCTAAAGGTGCTAATGCAGATAATCTAATGATTCACGCTTATGGTGAAGAGAAGCCAATCGCTCCTAACACTACAGCTGCTGGTATGCAACTTAACAGACGTGTAAAACTTACTTTAAAGTAAGATACATTCAGATTTAAATCTCATTACAATATATTTTTAAAACGCCCCGTTTATTCGGGGCGTTTTTTATTTTTAGCATATGACAACATTCATCGACGAGATTATACAAGACCTGTTAAATTCAGAAATACCCCTTTCTCAAACAGTGATTGTACTTCCATCTAAAAGAGCAGGAAGTTTTTTTACTAAAAATTTAAAAAAGAAGCTCAAAGACGAGATATGC
The sequence above is a segment of the Leeuwenhoekiella sp. MAR_2009_132 genome. Coding sequences within it:
- a CDS encoding OmpA family protein — its product is MKKSTSILFLFFAVFIGVNSVFAQDANNPWYISVGVNAVDTYPVDEDNRPLTGGFLNEMYNVDDHWNILPSISTLYVGRYIGSGFAFGVRGSLNKIEKFGDVPANDLAYYAVDGMFSYSFRDALFGEGGWFDPYLGVGGGYVFVGDLSSHGTANGTVGLKIWLGESISLDLSTTYKHAFEDNYTKHMQHTAGIGFAFGGTDTDGDGIFDKNDECPDVPGLPEFNGCPDTDGDGIKDSEDSCPEVAGLPEFNGCPDTDGDGIADPDDKCPNVAGLPALNGCPDADGDGVTDAEDKCPNEAGPAANDGCPYQDKDNDGVLDKDDECPTVPGTVANNGCPEVTVEVLEEINVQVRTVLFDLNKATIRKESLENLNTVAGTMMEYPNTRFLIEGHTDSQGSDAYNLKLSDERAASVKNYLIEKGLPASRLSSEGFGETKPVANNATAAGRQQNRRVEISLID
- a CDS encoding UvrD-helicase domain-containing protein, giving the protein MQDLPTISIYNASAGAGKTFALVKNYLVILFKSKNEFKYRRILAITFTNKAVAEMKLRIVDNLQAFTHDDIFDNPGPMLLSIEEETGLKRTEIQQKSKRLLKNIVQDFASFDVVTIDNFTHRVIRTFAHDLKIPQNFEVELNTQDVLEQAVDKLIDKAGKDDLVTQVLLDYALEKIDSDRSWDISRDFYEISRLLLSENDRAYLKMLEGKSLKDFADLKEFIKKSSSQLEKGILEKAKSLLGFIASNGLEEGHFKGKYLPKAVTKISEGIFAINTASAWVANLGEEPMYTKTQKQPIKDILDQIAPEIALQFNVIKHDILNLSFQEELYKKITPLSVLQAIQEEVDKIKAKNNLILISDFNELIHKNIANQPTPFIYERLGERYENYFIDEFQDTSRLQWENLVPLIDNAVSVNQTEDLSNSLMLVGDPKQAIYRWRGGEAAQFIELSNGKNPFQNENKDVINLPFNYRSYDKIIAFNNTFFSKLADVFENVDYKKIYTEGNAQRVNTKQGGYVAISFIDAVNKEEAVPLYLDEVVKTIYSCLENGFTLNELCILVRKNSEGVAIAQRLQEQNIPVISSESLLLKQSSQVQFIVNLLHYTIENESNAISIKLLEYLAEEFLNIENRHAFYKNNLIFNGSELLKNALGVNSHFDFTQCATLPLYEAVEYIVRSFNLQKSGGAYLQFFLDAVYDFTQKNSGGVPEFITWWNRKQDKLSISTPPASKAVQIMTVHKAKGLEFPVVIYPFADSDLYPRNSDSYNWYLPNAGEFLDFKALLIGQKNELTQFNEQTAALYHVKRSLQQLDNINILYVALTRSVEQLHIITNKGALSKAEPKTFSDLFMNFVNQDPNFTEDTLYYSIGNEKRTSKPKNLVQSSENLELTSTSKEEHNLIMVTQADFLWNTELVEAINLGNVIHELMENIEVEEDVDLAIKRALTLGLIDTANYQKLNNNLKELIAKLKPEGFFNRAHFILNERDINLKGKTIRPDRLELNDKNEAWLLDYKTGLKNEAHSKQINSYSQALIAMGYTIKKQLIVYLNDEIQLFTP
- a CDS encoding OmpA family protein, with protein sequence MKNLTKLFLFAALTFIGMSQANAQDKNNPWGVSIGVNAVDTYPVDPSNSEPLRGGLWNEYFNQRDHWNILPSVSTLYVGRYIGAGLSFGVQGSINKIEKFGDAPADDLAYYAVDGVFNYSFRDLLNGEGGWADPFVGVGGGYVFFGDMPSHGTGNLQAGLKIWLSENINLNFASTYKHTFEGNKYVDTRHFQHVVGVGFVFGGKDTDGDGVYDKDDECPETPGLKEFNGCPDTDGDGIKDSEDACPEVAGLPEFNGCPDSDGDGIADNEDKCPNVAGPAATNGCPDADGDGVIDAEDKCPNEAGPASNNGCPFVDTDGDGVADKDDKCPNVAGPASNNGCPEVDAAVLEELNGEAGRILFDTDKATIRKSSLATVDRIAAIVKEYPSAKFEVEGHADSRASNAYNMSLSERRAQSVVDYLISKGANADNLMIHAYGEEKPIAPNTTAAGMQLNRRVKLTLK